From a single Fulvivirga ulvae genomic region:
- a CDS encoding S1C family serine protease has product MMRKTIYVIAVSFIAGLGGSFTYDQLKTGQNQDLTPPSHAVHLASNTSDSNATMYSGISTRTELPESDFVEASRTSTESVVYIKNISETSYSRSYMDWFFDRNPGTHTQISSGSGVIFTADGYIVTNNHVVQNADRLEVVYHKRIYDAELIGTDPSTDLAVLKIDAQNLPAIPTGSSKNLNVGEWVIAVGNPFNLTSTVTAGIVSAKGREINILQGKFPIESFIQTDAAINPGNSGGALVNRQGQLVGINTAILSRTGSYAGYGFAVPIDIVKKIVGDLIEYGEVQKAFFGGEATDFDAAIAKRLDIAVNREFNGVLLAYVQNEGAAAKAGLKEGDIILKINDTPVNSKSQFEEELSYHSPGDKVTFTYKRGDNTRQANLTLTNREGTTSVLKREIYTSESLGAQFEAVPKVERDIIGIDYGVKVFNIGNGLVRRIGITEDFIITDINRNPIKSPQRLVEILEKIRGRVIIEGVNSQGRRGYYSFELR; this is encoded by the coding sequence ATGATGCGTAAAACTATTTATGTAATAGCAGTAAGCTTTATAGCTGGTTTGGGCGGGTCTTTTACTTATGATCAGCTTAAAACCGGGCAAAACCAGGATCTAACACCTCCATCTCATGCCGTACACCTGGCCAGCAATACCAGCGACAGCAATGCAACCATGTACAGCGGTATCTCCACCAGGACTGAGCTTCCGGAAAGTGACTTCGTAGAAGCTTCCAGGACCAGTACCGAGAGTGTGGTTTATATTAAAAATATTTCCGAAACCAGTTATAGCCGCAGTTACATGGACTGGTTTTTTGACAGAAATCCGGGCACTCATACGCAGATCAGCAGTGGTTCGGGAGTTATATTTACTGCAGACGGTTACATTGTCACCAATAACCATGTGGTGCAAAATGCTGACCGGCTGGAAGTAGTCTACCATAAGCGCATATATGATGCAGAGCTTATAGGTACTGACCCTTCCACTGACCTGGCGGTATTGAAGATTGATGCCCAAAACTTACCGGCTATACCAACAGGAAGCTCCAAAAACCTGAATGTCGGTGAATGGGTAATTGCTGTTGGAAATCCCTTCAATCTCACCTCTACGGTTACTGCGGGTATCGTGAGTGCCAAGGGCCGCGAGATCAATATATTGCAGGGAAAATTTCCTATAGAATCTTTTATACAAACCGATGCCGCAATTAATCCGGGCAACAGTGGTGGTGCGCTGGTTAACCGACAGGGCCAGCTTGTAGGCATAAATACTGCTATACTTTCACGTACCGGTTCGTATGCCGGTTATGGTTTTGCTGTACCTATTGATATAGTAAAGAAGATTGTGGGCGACCTCATTGAATACGGCGAAGTGCAAAAGGCCTTTTTTGGAGGTGAAGCTACTGATTTTGATGCGGCTATTGCAAAAAGGCTTGACATTGCAGTAAACAGGGAATTCAACGGCGTACTGCTGGCTTATGTCCAAAATGAAGGTGCAGCAGCAAAAGCAGGGTTAAAAGAAGGTGATATTATCTTAAAGATCAATGACACACCTGTAAACAGCAAAAGTCAGTTTGAAGAAGAGCTTAGCTATCACTCTCCGGGGGATAAGGTAACCTTTACTTACAAAAGGGGTGATAATACCCGGCAGGCAAACCTGACACTCACCAACCGTGAAGGAACCACCTCCGTACTTAAGCGTGAAATATATACATCAGAGTCGCTGGGTGCGCAGTTTGAGGCGGTACCTAAAGTAGAGCGGGATATTATCGGTATTGACTACGGCGTCAAGGTATTTAATATAGGCAATGGCCTGGTGAGGCGAATAGGTATCACTGAGGATTTCATTATTACCGATATTAACAGGAATCCTATTAAGTCGCCGCAAAGGCTGGTTGAGATCCTCGAAAAAATCCGTGGAAGAGTAATTATAGAAGGGGTAAACAGCCAGGGACGCAGAGGGTATTATTCGTTTGAGCTTAGGTAG